In the Paralichthys olivaceus isolate ysfri-2021 chromosome 17, ASM2471397v2, whole genome shotgun sequence genome, one interval contains:
- the nrros gene encoding transforming growth factor beta activator LRRC33 — MPAHGLTPILLCLLHVSIILSPATSHPHLSECRLIQRTALCNDAKLSYVPSGLPRNIEELQLNYNHIQTLQGDSLFRYPSLTSLSLACNSLEKLESNTFQDLSLLKSLNLANNNLHIGYPETSQALKKLPGLKVLDLSENKLDDEMAATLLQNLTSLEYLNLSGNLLQRLDETSFRDLNKLKDLNLQRNIIFEIDDAFGSNPNLQRLNLAYNDLPCLTDFHMTQLVVLNASHNFIDWFISRQDLNDTFQIETLDLSDNKLLFFPFLPSHSHLRNLYLSHNSLRFYENLADNAKFPNSTTTVEFYNLRRYAGNVTVDLWDDGLHGDVSSLEILDLRGNQVEYFPHGFIQKMPVLSRLRMCDNCLESLNLTSEQFSGSLYELDISNNRLNQVVADEGTLTVLGNLTYFNLSLNDLEWLPSRLFASLTSLRSVDLSYNNIDICLSEEAEISTDPVSDCVDWRNVVSLWQLYLKGCNLKLIPSSAFAGLSLTHLELSDNPGLVLQSIQCLSRTLQHLGLGNTHIQDFDFSHFKHLKFLNISKNSLAHLSHSLLNLDLKVLDLRDNRLSTIPPGLANALAPNLQIVFLTGNPFNCCQTEWFRTFESNTIKMVGLSDIECEDPFEMQKLQHLELSVCFNEGGESIFWYILLFVSICLSFFGISVVALLTFKPKMLKQSIKKRCLKSTSY; from the exons ATGCCGGCCCACGGACTCACTCCCATCCTGCTCTGCTTGTTACACGTCTCAATTATTCTGAGCCCAGCAACAAGTCATCCACATCTCAGCGAATGTCGGCTG ATACAAAGAACGGCTCTCTGCAACGATGCCAAGCTCAGTTATGTGCCTTCAGGATTACCACGCAACATAGAGGAACTTCAACTCAACTACAATCACATACAAACACTACAGGGCGACTCTCTGTTCCGTTACCCTTCACTAACTAGTCTGAGCTTAGCTTGTAACAGTTTGGAGAAATTAGAATCAAACACTTTTCAAGACTTAAGCTTGTTAAAAAGCCTCAATTTGGCAAATAACAACCTGCATATTGGTTACCCAGAAACCAGCCAGGCATTAAAGAAGCTACCTGGTCTCAAAGTTTTGGATCTTTCAGAGAACAAACTTGACGATGAGATGGCAGCCACTCTTCTCCAAAATCTGACATCCTTAGAGTACCTCAATCTTTCCGGAAACCTCTTGCAGAGATTGGACGAGACTTCATTCAGGGACCTTAACAAGCTAAAAGACCTCAACCTGCAGAGGAACATCATATTCGAGATTGATGATGCCTTCGGCAGCAATCCCAATCTCCAGCGGCTCAACTTGGCATATAATGATCTGCCTTGTCTAACAGACTTCCACATGACCCAACTAGTGGTCCTCAATGCCAGCCACAACTTCATTGACTGGTTCATCTCCAGACAAGACCTAAATGACACTTTCCAGATAGAGACACTTGATCTATCAGATAACAAACTGCTATTCTTTCCTTTCTTGCCCAGCCATAGTCACTTACGCAACCTTTACCTGTCCCACAACAGCCTTAGGTTCTACGAAAACCTGGCAGACAATGCCAAGTTCCCAAACTCAACCACAACTGTTGAGTTCTACAACCTGAGGAGGTATGCAGGCAATGTGACTGTGGACTTGTGGGATGACGGTCTTCATGGTGATGTCTCTTCTCTAGAGATTTTGGATCTAAGAGGAAACCAGGTGGAGTATTTCCCCCATGGATTCATCCAGAAAATGCCTGTTCTGTCAAGACTTCGAATGTGCGACAACTGTCTGGAATCCTTAAATCTAACTTCTGAACAGTTCTCTGGCAGCTTGTATGAGCTGGACATCAGCAACAACAGGCTGAACCAGGTTGTAGCAGATGAAGGGACGCTGACAGTTCTTGGCAATCTGACGTACTTTAACCTGAGCCTGAATGATCTTGAGTGGTTACCCTCAAGATTGTTCGCCTCACTGACAAGCCTCAGGTCGGTGGATCTCAGCTACAACAACATTGACATTTGTCTCTCTGAGGAAGCTGAGATCAGTACAGACCCTGTCTCAGATTGTGTGGATTGGAGAAATGTTGTGTCCCTTTGGCAGCTTTACCTCAAAGGATGCAACCTTAAATTAATTCCATCGTCTGCATTTGCAGGGTTGTCGCTAACACACCTGGAACTGTCCGATAACCCTGGACTTGTCCTACAATCAATACAATGCCTCAGCAGAACTTTGCAGCATCTAGGtttgggaaacacacacatacaagacTTTGACTTCTCCCATTTTAAACATCTgaagtttttaaacatttcaaagaaCTCTCTCGCACACCTTTCACATTCACTGTTAAATCTTGATCTGAAAGTGCTCGACTTGAGGGACAACAGACTGTCCACTATCCCCCCAGGTCTGGCTAATGCATTAGCTCCAAACCTTCAGATTGTTTTCCTCACAGGAAATCCTTTCAACTGCTGCCAAACAGAATGGTTCAGGACCTTTGAATCAAACACAATCAAAATGGTTGGACTATCAGACATCGAATGTGAAGATCCCTTCGAAATGCAAAAACTGCAGCACTTAGAgttatctgtgtgttttaacGAAGGTGGGGAATCTATATTCTGGTACATTCTGCTCTTTGTATCCATATGTCTTTCATTTTTTGGCATTTCAGTTGTTGCTCTTCTCACGTTCAAGCCCAAAATGCTAAAACAATCTATTAAAAAGAGGTGTCTGAAGTCTACATCCTACTGA